TTTGCAATTGCCGTGGCAGGACCCAATAAATTCAATTTGCCTTTCATTGCTCTCTTTAAGATCATATCCACTATCAGCAAACGATTAATTTCATTAGTACCTTCAAATATTCTATTAATACGACTATCCCTATAAGCACGACTAATAGCATATTCATCGCTAAACCCATTGCCTCCGTGAATCTGCACGCCTTCATCCACCACGTAATCCAGCGTTTCACTTCCATTCACTTTTAAAATGGCGCATTCTACTGCATATTCTTCCGCTGCGCCCAGTAATGCTTCATTAAATGGTTTGGCTGAATGTATCAATTCGTTCTCTTTATCATCTATCCATTTAGCAGTTCTGTACAATGCACTTTCTGATGCAAATATTTTTATAGCAGATGCTGCCAGCTTATGCTTGATGGCGCCAAAATTGGCAATAGCCGTTTTAAACTGTTCCCTTGCTTTTGCATATTGAACTGTTGTTTCCAATGCAGCCTTAGAGCCACCTAATGTTGCAGCACATAATTTTAATCTGCCAATATTTAAAATATTAAATGCTATGATATGCCCCTTTCCGATCTCTCCCAGTAAATTTTCAACAGGCACTTTACAATCCTGGAAATAGAGTTGTACTGTTGACGATCCTTTAATTCCCATTTTATGTTCTTCCTGTCCTTGAGTAAATCCTTCAAAGCCACGTTCAACAATGAAACAGGAAAATTTATCACCATCAATTTTTGCAAACACGGTATATACATCGGCAAAACCGCCATTGGTTATCCAACATTTTTGTCCATTCAATAAATAATATTTTCCATCGGCAGATAAAGCCGCTGTTGTTTTAGCACTTAATGCATCACTGCCGCTATTAGGTTCAGTTAAGCCATAAGCGCCTTTCCACTCGCCTGTCGCCAGTTTTGGAATATACTTTTGTTTTTGTGCTTCGGAACCAAAATATAAAATGGGCAATGTGCCGATTCCAGTGTGAGCAGCTAATGCAACACTAAACGAATTGCCACCACCCAATCCTTCATTTACCAATGTAGATGTAATAAAATCTTTCCCTAATCCATTCAACTCTTCAGGAACGGCAGTGCCTAACAATCCTTGTTCACCGGCTTTGTCCAATAAAGATTGCATTAAGCCCGGCTCCTGCTTATCGATCTTATCCATAACAGGAATTACTTCCGAGTGAAGAAATTGCAGGCACATTTCCTTCACCATTTTTTGTTCTTCGTTAAAATCTTCGGAGATAAAAGTTTCAGAGGCAGCGCTTTCTTTGATAAGCCATTCACCACCTTGTGTTGATGTAAGCGATGTTGTTTCCATAAAAAACTATTTTAATTGAGCAATCGATTTTCAGTTTTTACGGCAGTTATTCGGTAATTATCTTAAGTTCTCATATACAACCTGTAATACTTCTTTAGCTATTTCAATTTGTTGAGGTTTTACATTTTTTAATGCTTCGCCTAATGTTGAGGCTGCAATCGTCATTGTTTTTTCCTGCAATTGCTGCGCTTCTTTTGTAAGAAATATTTTATTGATACGTCGGTCATTTTTAGAAAGTGTTCGTTTCACCAATTTTTGTTTTTCTAAATTATCTACCAGCCTGGTGATACTGGGCTTATCTCTAAATGTACAGTCACATAATTGTTGCTGACTTAGTCCATCTTCTCTCCATAAATGATACAGAACACTCCATTGTTCAATAGTTATATCAATACCGGCTTGTTTAAAATTTTTCTGCAGCCTTCTGGCAATAGCAGTGGATGCTTTACCGGTCATAAAAGCATACAGTTCTCCGTTTGAAAAATAGTTGTTGGGCATATAGTTGTATAAGCAACTATTCAAATATAAAGCAAATTGTGTTTATTTTTAAAACAATAATTAAATATTTTTTCATTGTTGATTTTTAATGCAACATTCTTGTGCCGCTCAATTGTACCCCATACCTTTGAACATACATGTTAGCAGCTATTCTTCTTATTACAGTTATTTTTTTCTTAGGGTATGCAGTACTGATAGGCTATTATTACAAGGGTTGGAAACAATCAAAAGAAGTGATAATTACCAGTACACATTTTAGTGCATCCATTTCCGTTATTATACCTGCAAGAAATGAGGAAAATAATATTAAAGCTTGCCTCAACGCTGTTTTATCACAAAATTATCCCGCTCATTTATTTGAAGTAATTGTAGTAGATGATCATTCTGATGACAAGACCGCAGAGATAGTGCGATCATTCAATACTATACGACTGATATCATTAAAAGATTTTACAGGAAACGAAAAATTAAATTCTTATAAGAAAAAAGCGATCGAAACGGCTATCGCTCAAGCACAAGGTGATCTGATTGTAACAACTGATGCAGATTGCATTCCTTCAAAAAACTGGCTTTCTGCCATTGCATCGTTTTATGAACAAAAAAAATCAGCGTTTATAGCTGGGCCGGTTTGCTATTTCAATTCCGATAAACTAAATTTTATTGAAACCTTCGAGTCCCTCGATTTTATGAGTATGCAGGGAATAACTGCTGCATCTGTAAATCAAAAATTTCACAGTATGTGCAATGGTGCAAATCTGGCTTATGAAAAAAAAGCATTTATAGAAGTAGGCGGCTTTAAGGGAATTGACAATATTGCCAGCGGCGATGATATGCTTTTAATGCATAAAATTTATACCCGCTATCCAGACAGAGTAGATTATTTGAAATCGAAAGATGCTATTGTTGAAACACAACCCATGAGCACATTATCGGCTTTTTTTAACCAACGCATACGCTGGGCAAGCAAGGCAGATAAATATGATGATAAAAGAATTTTTTGGGTATTGTTGTTTGTGTATTTATTTAATTGCTGGTTTATTATATTATTCATCTATTCACTATTCACCATCCATTATTCACTATTACTTGGTTCATTAATTACAAAAACCGTTATTGAATTAGTGCTAATGATTCCAGTAACAAAGTTTTTTTCTCGCCAAAAACTATTGTGGTGGTTTCCAATAGCTCAACCTTTTCACATCCTGTATATAATCATTGCAGGTTGGCTCGGCAAATTCGGTAGCTATAAATGGAAAGACAGAAAAATAAAATAGAACGTTTTCTTCTTATTTCTTTTCTCTTTTGCATAAAAAAATTACAAATCAAAATTGTGAAAAGCAATCAGGTTAAATTGACCTCGTGAAGTATTTTCCTGTATTTGTGTCATTGCTCCCGCTTCCATTCTAAATCTATTACTGAATACATAACCCAATCCACCGTACAAGCGATTCCTGTCAAACACCGGTTTATCTGCGTGTAAAAAAATTTCGTTGTAAGCAGAAAAATAAACAGCCCCCTTTCCCATTTTCTTTTTATTTATCGGAACATTTGCCGATAAAAAATAACGGAACCGCATACGAAACCTGCTTGCTAAAAAACGTTCTTCAATACGATAACGATGTGATATGCTTACACGATTTATTTTTTGCTTTAACAACACTTGTTGATACAAACGATGTTCTGTTGTATGAGTTACTTTGCCTCCTGCATTATACACTCTGCCTGAAACAAAAGCATACCCTTGTGCAACACTTACATCAGGTGTTATATTATACATAGCTGCAGTACGAAGCAATAATTGTTCTCTGTCGTCAATAATATTATAGCTACGGTATTGAGCTTCCGTCCAGATACTCCATTTATCACTTATTTTCCCATTACCGAAATAAATAAGCCAGTTGCCAAATTTTGATTGTTGTGCGAACGTATGTGTTGCAGCAAGAAGTAATACAGCTAAAAGTATTTTTCTCATAGTCTTTTATTGATTTGCAAAAATGCTGCAAAGATTCTTTTAAATTCGTTAAAACTTATTTGTCATCTAAATGTCTTCGATTTTATTATTACCGGGATTATGGAAGCGCCTGAAAAAAAACAAAGGAGCTTTATTTGGTTTAATAATAATTATAGTTGCCGTATTGATGGCAATATTCGCTTATTACCTGGCTCCTGATTCTTCTCCTAACGCAGATCTGCAAACAGTAGAAATACAAGCCAAAAAACCAGGCTATCAGCAACTTTTCTTAAAAATTCCAGATATAAGAAATAACAATGCTAATTGGTTTCAATATTTATTATCCGGCAGACAAAACCAATACAGGTTAATTCCAATAACCGCTTATACTATTAAAGGAGATATAATAACTGTAAATAAATATGTTGATGAAGACACAACAGTTTTACAAACCTATTCTGTTAATCAACTCACTAATCATCATCCTGAAAAATTAAATCAAGAAAATATAATTACTAAAAAATATTGGTTAGGTACAGATAAATTTGGTCGTGATATTTTAAGCAGGCTAATTATTGGTACAAGAATAAGTTTGGCCGTGGGTTTAATTGCTGTACTTATTTCTCTTACTATCGGAATTATTTTAGGCGCTTTCGCCGGGTACTACCGTGGATGGATAGACGAAATTATCATGTGGCTGGTAAATGTAACCTGGAGTATACCAACTTTATTATTTGTATTTGCTATTACGCTGGCTTTAGGCAAGGGCTTCTGGCAAATATTTATTGCTGTTGGACTAACCATGTGGGTGAGTGTTGCACGTTTAGTACGTGGGCAGGTAATTGCTGTTAAAGAATTGGAATATGTTCAGGCAGCAAAAGTATTAGGCTTAAATGATGTTAGAATTATTGTAAAACATATCCTTCCTAATATACTAGGACCTGTAATGGTTATCGCAGCTGGAAATTTTGCAACAGCTATAATTATTGAAGCGGGACTGAGCTTTTTAGGCATCGGTATTCAGCCGCCACAACCTAGCTGGGGATTAATGATAAAAGAGAATTATAATTTCATTATTACGCACAATCCTTTGCTGGCACTTATTCCGGGATTTGCTATCATGTTACTAGTACTGGCGTTCAATTTGTTAGGGAATGGATTGAGAGATGCGTTGGACGTGCGGGCTTAATCTTCTTTTGGCGCTACCTGAACATTTCTGTAAAAGCTTTCTTCCAACGAAATAAAAGTTTCGGTGCGTTCAATCCCTTTTATTTTTTGTAAGGCATCATGTAACACGTAACGCAATTGAGTAATATCCTTGCAGACAATTTCAATGAACATACTATAGTTACCTGTTATATAATTAAGACGAACAATTTCCGGAATGCTTTGCAAATCCTTGGCAACAGAATCATACAAGGAGCTTTTTTCTAAATAAATACCAACAAATGCAGTAATATCATACCCTAATTGTTTGAGATCTACATTGAGTTTTGTACCTTTAACAATACCGAATTCCTGAAGTTTTTTAATGCGTACATGAATCGTTCCACCGCTGACAAATAACTTCTTCCCCAAATCAGCGTAGGATATTTCCGCAGTTTCCATCATTTCATGAATGATCTGTAGATCCAGTTTGTCGAGATTTAATTTTGATGCCATTTTACAAAGACAATTTCGTTGTGATTCAACAATAATGCTAATTTATTGAATAAATTCTATATTTACAAATTTTTTATTAAAATATTTTTAATGTACAGGCATTTTTATATAATTTTGTCTTATCAAAGTTCTTATTACATCTGCTGATGTAGAAAATTGTGGGGTGATGAAATCTTTGGCAGACATGCCCTCTTGTCTCGGGGGTGGAGATTACGGGATAAACTTAGTGTAGAGCCGACCGTCAGGCCGACCAGGATTGACCACTAAATCTTTGCACTATAGCTAACTGCTCCGTGGAGGTTCGACCCCTCCCCCTACAGCAAAAAGCCTTTGTGAAATTCACAAAGGCTTTTTTATTTCCAATAAGTTCTAGATATACCTGCCATGTTCATTTGGATAAAAACTAAACACAGGCTTGCTTTGCCAAAATTGTTTTGACTGAACATTGATTGCCGAAAGCTTTCCTTTAAAAGCGGCGCCGGTATCAATATTCCAAACATTATACGCCTGTATAGGAACATCTATTTTATACTTCACCGTAGGCGTGTGTCCAATATATATCTCGTTAAAAAGCTGTAACCGTTTAGGAAAAAAAGGAGAACTGACCGGCAAGCTTTTATCCATAGCGATCGCCATTTCCCAAAGTGTTCTATCCCATGTATAATTAGCCGGATACCGCTCATGCTGCGGACCTCTTAACGAGGAAAACCCTGCATGTATGAACAACTTATTATCATCATCTACATAATAATCCCGTAAGCGTTCCAAGAAATTAATATGTTGTTTCTTTTTTGTTTTCGTTATCCCAGCATAACTTTTTATAGTTGCTTCACCCCCACTCGAAAACCAAAGCTCATTTACAGTTCCTGTTTGCAACCATTCCAGGCACCATACATCATGATTGCCTTTAATGAATATGCAGGACTGTTTTGATTCCAACTCCATTAAAAAATCAATTACGCCTGAAGCTTCGCTCCAGCCATCTACATAATCTCCTAAAAAAATAATGGTATCTTCTTTTTGTAAAGGCATAACAGCCAAAAGTTCCTGCAATGCTTTTAATCCACCATGAATATCACCAATAGCAAATACTTGTCTCATAATTATTGTAAGCAATAGTTTTCAACTTAAATATGCTAACATCAATTTAAGAGAAAACAAGTTGATCAATTTACCTTAAATATTTTATATATATAATGCGAGAAAGATAGATGATATGCATTTCATTACCAAATTGTTTACTCATACGCAGAGGTTTTATATTTGCAGGTTATGGGTCAAAAAAAACTGCTGCGTTTTGCCGCAATAAAAACTTTTGCCAATGTTTTGGAATATCCTGAAGGAATGCAGGGACAATGGAATACTTTTTTTAAAAATGATCATCCTATTGTATTGGAGTTGGCTTGTGGCAGAGGAGAATATACCGTTAACCTTGCGAAATTATATACTGATAAAAACTTTATTGGCATAGATATCAAAGGAAACCGTATTTATATTGGTGCAAAAAAATGTTTGGATGAAAATATTACCAACGCTGCTTTTGTACGTACGCAAATAGAAAAATTACCGGATTATTTTTCGGTGAATGAAGTAGATGAAATATGGATAACTTTTCCTGATCCGCAATTAAGAACTTCCCGTGCAAAAAAACGCTTGACCCACCCACGCTTTTTACGTTTATATAAAAAACTTTTAAAGCCGGATGGCTTTATTCATTTAAAAACAGATTCTCCCGATCTGTATAATTTTACGAAGTTGGTAATAGAATTGTATCAATTAATATTAATTGATGATTGCGATGATGTATATGCAAAAAGCAATAATGAAGAATTAAAAATCAAAACTCATTATGAAGGATTGGACATTGCACAAAGCGATAAAATATTTTATCTTAAATTTAAATTGCCTGAGATCATTATTGATAAAGATGAAGCATTAACACAGTTATTACAGCATGAGCAAAGTAAAATTGAAGGATAAAAAAACACCGATCAAAAAAGCCATTGATCTTCCTGTTGAAGGGAAGGCAAAAGAATATTCTTTTTTTAAAGATGTATATGATGTAGTACGTCAAATTCCCAAAGGGAGGGTAACCTCATATGGTGCTATTGCTACTTATCTTGGAACAAAATTATCTGCCCGCATGGTAGGCTGGGCAATGAATGCAGCAGGTTTTGCCAAACCAAAAGTTCCTGCTCACCGGGTAGTTAACCGTAATGGAATGTTAACAGGTAAGCATCATTTTGCTACACCAACACTAATGGAAGAATTATTGAAAAAAGAAAAAATTGAAGTAAAGAAGGATACTGTTGTAAAATTTAAAGAACTGTTTTGGGATCCTGCAACAGAATTATCTATATAAATATAAAAAGCCACAGTTCTACAACTGTGGACTTAGCTTTTACGTAGAGTTTTAGATAGGCGTACGGATAACAATAATTTACTTCAATCCCGGATAATTAGAAATGATATCAAAATCATATTCATCTTTTGCTTTTAATTTTTTCACCAGGTCGCTTAATTGAGAAGAGTCATCTGCATCTGCGTAAACCTGGTCGTGCGCCAATAATACCAACTGATCGGGAGTTTTGGTTTTACCCTTTGCAAATACACTATCTATTTGTTGTAAAACTTCATCGCTGGTACTTTCAAGCTTTAAGTTCTTATCAAAGTGCCATTCAAGGTCCCATCCAATTGCAGTAAAACCTTTGCTTCGCAAACTATCCGCAGTTGCAGTACTTGCTTTAATATCGGTAGCAGTAATGTTTTCTGTTCGCCAGATATTTCTACCGGGAGTTCGTACTATTTTATCGGTTAAATGAAGACTATCGGCACATCGGATAAAATCCTTAACAGCAGAATCACTGCAAGTATAAAATTTTACATACCGATTGTTGAAGGCATGAGAGAAACTATGATTCTCCAATTCAATCATTTTACATTGAACAAGACTGTCAAAAGTAGTTGTTTGTTCCCTGCTTGCATATACATGTTCGCCAATAATGAACATGGTAATAGGAATTTGCTCCTTCTCTGCAATATGCATCACTTTACGGGTGCCTTTGTTAGGTCCATCGTCAAACGTTAAGTACAGCGTTTTGCGCTTTTTCTTTTTAGGCGCAGGCTTAACAGCAACTTTTACAGTAGTGTCTTCGTGTGAAATTTTAATTGGATGAACTGTAGTAGTTGTTTCATTCTCACGATAGTGACAGGCAGAAAGAACAACAGTAATAAAAATGTTTTTGAAGATGATTGAAGCGGCCTGCTCAGCTTCGGAACCTTGGTTCATAAATGTTTGGGTAAAATTTGGTACTATGAAGATATTATTGCAAACAGGTGTTTTGCAAGTTTTTGATGTTAAGAATTATGTAAAGCATGTTTGCAACAAACTGTACCATATTTTGTTCTTCATGGCAAACCTATTAGCAATTAAATGAATGTTGATGACTGGAATTGACTTTAGCAACACTTATTAATTTATTAATAATGCACTATAATTTTAAATAGACTTTTTTGCAGTAAATCAGTTATTTTGCAATCTATTGACATTGCTTTAAATCAGAATGAGTTACGAAATTAAACAAGACGGGAAATTTAAGTTTATTGAAGAGGGCGAAGGCGAGCCATTGTTATTACTTCATGGATTGTTTGGTGCATTAAGCAATTTTAAAGACCTGATTGAATATTTCAGCCGGTCTTATAAGGTAATTGTACCGATGTTACCGTTGCTGGAAATGGATCTGCTGCATACATCTGTTGGCGGTTTACAAAAGTTTGTTCAAAAATTTGTTGAGCATCGCAAGTATAATAACATTCATTTGTTAGGCAATTCATTGGGTGGGCACGTTGCGTTGGTGTATATTTTAAAACATCCCGAAAAAATAAAAACGCTGACCCTTACAGGAAGCTCTGGTTTATTTGAAAACGGCATGGGTGATACTTATCCCAAACGCGGCGACAAGGAATACATCCGTAAAAAAACTGAGCTTACGTTTTACGATCCTGCCATGGCAACTGATGAATTGGTGAATGAAGTATTTGAAATAACCAATAATCGTATAAAGGTTATCAAAATAATTGCCCTGGCAAAAAGCGCTATTCGCAATAACCTGGGTGATGAATTGAAAGAAATAAAACAACCTACCTGTCTCATTTGGGGTAATAACGATGGTATTACACCTCCATTTGTAGCAGAAGAA
The Ferruginibacter albus DNA segment above includes these coding regions:
- a CDS encoding ABC transporter permease, with the translated sequence MSSILLLPGLWKRLKKNKGALFGLIIIIVAVLMAIFAYYLAPDSSPNADLQTVEIQAKKPGYQQLFLKIPDIRNNNANWFQYLLSGRQNQYRLIPITAYTIKGDIITVNKYVDEDTTVLQTYSVNQLTNHHPEKLNQENIITKKYWLGTDKFGRDILSRLIIGTRISLAVGLIAVLISLTIGIILGAFAGYYRGWIDEIIMWLVNVTWSIPTLLFVFAITLALGKGFWQIFIAVGLTMWVSVARLVRGQVIAVKELEYVQAAKVLGLNDVRIIVKHILPNILGPVMVIAAGNFATAIIIEAGLSFLGIGIQPPQPSWGLMIKENYNFIITHNPLLALIPGFAIMLLVLAFNLLGNGLRDALDVRA
- a CDS encoding alpha/beta fold hydrolase; protein product: MSYEIKQDGKFKFIEEGEGEPLLLLHGLFGALSNFKDLIEYFSRSYKVIVPMLPLLEMDLLHTSVGGLQKFVQKFVEHRKYNNIHLLGNSLGGHVALVYILKHPEKIKTLTLTGSSGLFENGMGDTYPKRGDKEYIRKKTELTFYDPAMATDELVNEVFEITNNRIKVIKIIALAKSAIRNNLGDELKEIKQPTCLIWGNNDGITPPFVAEEFHKLIPNSELHFIDKCGHAPMMEVPQEFNKVLETFLASHKKELPVV
- a CDS encoding MGMT family protein; protein product: MSKVKLKDKKTPIKKAIDLPVEGKAKEYSFFKDVYDVVRQIPKGRVTSYGAIATYLGTKLSARMVGWAMNAAGFAKPKVPAHRVVNRNGMLTGKHHFATPTLMEELLKKEKIEVKKDTVVKFKELFWDPATELSI
- the trmB gene encoding tRNA (guanosine(46)-N7)-methyltransferase TrmB, giving the protein MGQKKLLRFAAIKTFANVLEYPEGMQGQWNTFFKNDHPIVLELACGRGEYTVNLAKLYTDKNFIGIDIKGNRIYIGAKKCLDENITNAAFVRTQIEKLPDYFSVNEVDEIWITFPDPQLRTSRAKKRLTHPRFLRLYKKLLKPDGFIHLKTDSPDLYNFTKLVIELYQLILIDDCDDVYAKSNNEELKIKTHYEGLDIAQSDKIFYLKFKLPEIIIDKDEALTQLLQHEQSKIEG
- a CDS encoding acyl-CoA dehydrogenase family protein; this translates as METTSLTSTQGGEWLIKESAASETFISEDFNEEQKMVKEMCLQFLHSEVIPVMDKIDKQEPGLMQSLLDKAGEQGLLGTAVPEELNGLGKDFITSTLVNEGLGGGNSFSVALAAHTGIGTLPILYFGSEAQKQKYIPKLATGEWKGAYGLTEPNSGSDALSAKTTAALSADGKYYLLNGQKCWITNGGFADVYTVFAKIDGDKFSCFIVERGFEGFTQGQEEHKMGIKGSSTVQLYFQDCKVPVENLLGEIGKGHIIAFNILNIGRLKLCAATLGGSKAALETTVQYAKAREQFKTAIANFGAIKHKLAASAIKIFASESALYRTAKWIDDKENELIHSAKPFNEALLGAAEEYAVECAILKVNGSETLDYVVDEGVQIHGGNGFSDEYAISRAYRDSRINRIFEGTNEINRLLIVDMILKRAMKGKLNLLGPATAIAKELMSIPEFGNDDETAFTKERKMIINFKKCILMVAGAAVQKLMMNLQSEEEIIMNIADMAIETFVAESALLRVEKLTALGNNVSVQSDMLQTLLYDTADNISKYAKEAVNSFASGDEQRMMLLGIKRFTKTESFNSKDARRRIADKLIEAERFAW
- a CDS encoding metallophosphoesterase, translated to MRQVFAIGDIHGGLKALQELLAVMPLQKEDTIIFLGDYVDGWSEASGVIDFLMELESKQSCIFIKGNHDVWCLEWLQTGTVNELWFSSGGEATIKSYAGITKTKKKQHINFLERLRDYYVDDDNKLFIHAGFSSLRGPQHERYPANYTWDRTLWEMAIAMDKSLPVSSPFFPKRLQLFNEIYIGHTPTVKYKIDVPIQAYNVWNIDTGAAFKGKLSAINVQSKQFWQSKPVFSFYPNEHGRYI
- a CDS encoding glycosyltransferase gives rise to the protein MLAAILLITVIFFLGYAVLIGYYYKGWKQSKEVIITSTHFSASISVIIPARNEENNIKACLNAVLSQNYPAHLFEVIVVDDHSDDKTAEIVRSFNTIRLISLKDFTGNEKLNSYKKKAIETAIAQAQGDLIVTTDADCIPSKNWLSAIASFYEQKKSAFIAGPVCYFNSDKLNFIETFESLDFMSMQGITAASVNQKFHSMCNGANLAYEKKAFIEVGGFKGIDNIASGDDMLLMHKIYTRYPDRVDYLKSKDAIVETQPMSTLSAFFNQRIRWASKADKYDDKRIFWVLLFVYLFNCWFIILFIYSLFTIHYSLLLGSLITKTVIELVLMIPVTKFFSRQKLLWWFPIAQPFHILYIIIAGWLGKFGSYKWKDRKIK
- a CDS encoding Lrp/AsnC ligand binding domain-containing protein, whose amino-acid sequence is MASKLNLDKLDLQIIHEMMETAEISYADLGKKLFVSGGTIHVRIKKLQEFGIVKGTKLNVDLKQLGYDITAFVGIYLEKSSLYDSVAKDLQSIPEIVRLNYITGNYSMFIEIVCKDITQLRYVLHDALQKIKGIERTETFISLEESFYRNVQVAPKED
- a CDS encoding MarR family winged helix-turn-helix transcriptional regulator — translated: MPNNYFSNGELYAFMTGKASTAIARRLQKNFKQAGIDITIEQWSVLYHLWREDGLSQQQLCDCTFRDKPSITRLVDNLEKQKLVKRTLSKNDRRINKIFLTKEAQQLQEKTMTIAASTLGEALKNVKPQQIEIAKEVLQVVYENLR
- a CDS encoding polysaccharide deacetylase family protein, encoding MNQGSEAEQAASIIFKNIFITVVLSACHYRENETTTTVHPIKISHEDTTVKVAVKPAPKKKKRKTLYLTFDDGPNKGTRKVMHIAEKEQIPITMFIIGEHVYASREQTTTFDSLVQCKMIELENHSFSHAFNNRYVKFYTCSDSAVKDFIRCADSLHLTDKIVRTPGRNIWRTENITATDIKASTATADSLRSKGFTAIGWDLEWHFDKNLKLESTSDEVLQQIDSVFAKGKTKTPDQLVLLAHDQVYADADDSSQLSDLVKKLKAKDEYDFDIISNYPGLK
- a CDS encoding DUF2490 domain-containing protein; amino-acid sequence: MRKILLAVLLLAATHTFAQQSKFGNWLIYFGNGKISDKWSIWTEAQYRSYNIIDDREQLLLRTAAMYNITPDVSVAQGYAFVSGRVYNAGGKVTHTTEHRLYQQVLLKQKINRVSISHRYRIEERFLASRFRMRFRYFLSANVPINKKKMGKGAVYFSAYNEIFLHADKPVFDRNRLYGGLGYVFSNRFRMEAGAMTQIQENTSRGQFNLIAFHNFDL